From the genome of Clarias gariepinus isolate MV-2021 ecotype Netherlands chromosome 28, CGAR_prim_01v2, whole genome shotgun sequence, one region includes:
- the pdia8 gene encoding protein disulfide isomerase family A, member 8: MAGCVSGLGLLCVLCSAAVWTSSVLAGRSDVMELKDLDFDYVAAEQETMLVKFYAPWCGHCKKLAPEFEAAARRLKGIVTLAKVDCTSNTEVCGRFGVTGYPTLKIFKNGAETSTYDGPRSSDGMVEHMKKQAGPDSRLLNSEKDLEAFVNHFDPSVIGVFESSDSPRLAEFLKGANLMRDSFRFAHTTDMQLGLKYQLKSEGILLFRPPRLASKFEDSVIQHGGSFSITGLRRFIRDNIFGICPHLTKENKEQLRKRNLLTAYYDLDYVHNPKGSNYWRNRLLKVASQYKDRGLHFSVADRRDFTDELEEEYGLGTTEGNDVPFVTIRTRLGHKYTMREEFTRDGKSLERFLEDYFADRLKRYVKSEPVPANNNGPVKVVVADTFEEIVNDPEKDVLIEFYAPWCGHCKKLEPKYTELGQKLSNDPNIVIAKMDATANDVPQGYDVEGFPTIYFAPALRKDEPKRYEGGREVKDFLSFLKREATNPMMLQGAKEEL, encoded by the exons ATGGCCGGTTGTGTGTCAGGTCTCGggttattgtgtgttttgtgttcgGCGGCGGTGTGGACGAGCTCTGTCCTGGCCGGGCGCAGTGATGTGATGGAGCTGAAGGATCTGGATTTTGACTACGTCGCCGCCGAGCAGGAGACCATGCTGGTCAAGTTTTATGCTCCATg GTGTGGCCACtgtaagaaactcgctcctgaGTTTGAAGCTGCTGCTAGAAGACTTAAAGGCATCGTGACTTTAGCCAAG GTGGACTGTACGTCAAACACGGAGGTTTGTGGCCGGTTTGGGGTCACCGGATACCCTactcttaaaatatttaagaacGGAGCGGAAACATCAACTTACGACGGTCCTCGTTCatcag ATGGAATGGTGGAGCACATGAAGAAGCAGGCAGGGCCCGACTCCAGGCTGCTGAACAGTGAGAAAGACCTGGAGGCCTTCGTCAACCACTTTGATCCGAGTGTAATTG GAGTGTTTGAGAGCAGCGACAGTCCTCGGCTGGCAGAGTTTCTCAAAGGCGCCAACCTGATGCGGGACAGTTTCCGCTTCGCTCACACCACCGACATGCAGCTCGGCCTCAAATACCAGCTCAAGTCAGA GGGCATCCTGCTGTTCAGGCCTCCCAGGTTGGCCAGTAAGTTTGAGGACAGCGTGATCCAGCATGGAGGCTCGTTTTCCATCACCGGTTTACGGCGTTTTATCAGAGACAACAT ATTTGGAATCTGCCCGCACCTGACCAAAGAAAATAAAGAGCAGCTGAGGAAGCGAAACCTCCTGACGGCGTACTATGACCTGGATTATGTGCACAACCCCAAAGGCTCCAATTACTGGAGGAACAG ACTGTTAAAGGTGGCATCTCAGTACAAGGACCGCGGCCTGCACTTCTCCGTGGCTGACCGGCGAGACTTTACCGACGAGCTTGAAGAAGAGTACGGTCTGGGCACGACGGAAGGGAACGACGTGCCGTTCGTCACCATCAGGACCAGACTGGGACACAAATACACCATGCGCGAGGAGTTTAC ACGGGATGGAAAGTCTTTGGAGAGGTTTTTAGAGGATTATTTCGCTGACAGACTGAAGCGTTACGTGAAATCAGAGCCTGTACCTGCTAACAACAACGGACCAGTCAAG gtTGTCGTTGCAGACACGTTCGAGGAGATTGTGAACGATCCAGAGAAAGACGTGCTGATTGAGTTTTACGCTCCTTGGTGCGGCCACTGCAAGAAACTCGAACCGAAGTACACAGAGCTTGGACAGAAG ctTTCCAATGATCCCAATATTGTGATCGCTAAAATGGACGCCACGGCCAACGATGTCCCGCAAGGCTACGATGTGGAAGG ATTTCCCACAATATATTTCGCACCTGCTTTGAGGAAGGATGAACCGAAACGATATGAG GGGGGCCGTGAAGTGAAGGACTTCCTCAGCTTCCTTAAACGGGAAGCGACCAACCCCATGATGCTTCAGGGAGCGAAAGAAGAACTGTGA